A genomic region of Serratia fonticola contains the following coding sequences:
- the nrdA gene encoding class 1a ribonucleoside-diphosphate reductase subunit alpha, with product MNQSLLVTKRDGRKERINLDKIHRVIDWAAEGLHNVSVSQVELRSHIQFYDGIRTADIHETIIKAAADLISRDAPDYQYLAARLAIFHLRKKAYGQFEPPKLLDHVTRMVEMGKYDKHLLEDYTAEEFEQMDGFIDHWRDMNFSYAAVKQLEGKYLVQNRVSGEIYESAQFLYILVAACLFSNYPRATRLDYVKRFYDAISTFKISLPTPIMSGVRTPTRQFSSCVLIECGDSLDSINATSSAIVKYVSQRAGIGINAGRIRALGSPIRGGEAFHTGCIPFYKHFQTAVKSCSQGGVRGGAATLFYPMWHLEVESLLVLKNNRGVEGNRVRHMDYGVQINRLMYQRLIKNEDITLFSPSDVPGLYDAFFADQDEFERLYTRYEKDTSIRQQRVKAVELFSLMMQERASTGRIYIQNVDHCNTHSPFDPQIAPVRQSNLCLEIALPTKPLDDVNDENGEIALCTLSAFNLGAIDSLDDLEELATLAVRALDALLDYQDYPIKAAHRGAMGRRTLGIGVINFAYYLAKNGVRYSDGSANNLTHRTFEAIQYYLLKASNRLAQEQGACPWFNETTYSQGILPIDTYKKDLDVICSEPLHYDWETLRKEIKETGLRNSTLSALMPSETSSQISNATNGIEPPRGHISIKASKDGILRQVVPEYERLKNNYELLWEMPNNDGYLQLVGLMQKFIDQSISANTNYDPTRFPGGKVPMKQLLKDLLTTYKFGVKTLYYQNTRDGAEDIQEDLQPAQGGDDDCEGGACKI from the coding sequence ATGAACCAAAGCCTACTTGTAACTAAACGCGATGGCCGTAAAGAGCGCATCAACCTCGACAAAATCCACCGGGTCATCGATTGGGCCGCAGAAGGTTTACACAACGTCTCGGTATCTCAAGTAGAGTTGCGTTCACATATTCAGTTTTATGACGGCATCAGAACCGCCGATATTCATGAAACCATCATCAAGGCTGCCGCCGATCTGATCTCCCGTGACGCACCAGACTACCAGTATCTGGCCGCTCGCCTGGCCATTTTCCACCTGCGCAAAAAAGCTTACGGCCAGTTTGAACCTCCGAAGCTGCTTGACCACGTCACGCGCATGGTTGAGATGGGCAAATATGATAAGCATCTGCTGGAAGACTACACGGCTGAAGAGTTCGAGCAGATGGACGGCTTTATCGATCACTGGCGTGATATGAACTTCTCCTACGCTGCCGTCAAACAGCTGGAAGGTAAATATCTGGTGCAGAACCGCGTGAGCGGTGAGATCTACGAGAGCGCACAGTTCTTGTACATTCTGGTGGCCGCGTGCCTGTTCTCCAACTATCCGCGTGCAACCCGTCTGGATTACGTAAAACGTTTCTATGACGCAATCTCTACCTTCAAGATTTCTCTGCCTACGCCAATCATGTCCGGCGTGCGCACCCCTACCCGCCAGTTCAGTTCTTGTGTGCTGATCGAGTGTGGTGACAGCCTCGATTCCATCAACGCCACCTCCAGCGCTATCGTGAAATACGTTTCACAACGTGCCGGTATCGGTATCAATGCCGGTCGCATCCGCGCATTGGGTAGCCCAATCCGTGGCGGTGAAGCGTTCCACACCGGCTGTATCCCGTTCTACAAGCACTTCCAGACCGCGGTGAAATCCTGTTCGCAAGGTGGCGTGCGTGGGGGAGCAGCAACGCTGTTCTACCCGATGTGGCATCTGGAAGTCGAAAGCCTGCTGGTGCTGAAAAACAACCGTGGCGTTGAAGGCAACCGCGTGCGCCACATGGATTACGGCGTGCAGATCAACCGCCTGATGTACCAGCGCCTGATTAAAAACGAAGACATCACCCTGTTCAGCCCGTCGGACGTCCCTGGATTGTACGACGCGTTCTTTGCCGATCAGGATGAATTCGAGCGTCTGTATACGCGCTATGAAAAAGACACCAGCATCCGTCAGCAGCGAGTGAAGGCGGTAGAGTTGTTCTCATTGATGATGCAGGAACGCGCGTCCACAGGCCGTATCTATATCCAGAACGTCGACCACTGCAACACCCACAGCCCGTTCGATCCGCAGATCGCGCCCGTGCGCCAGTCCAACCTGTGCCTGGAAATCGCTCTGCCGACCAAACCGCTGGATGATGTTAACGACGAAAACGGTGAAATCGCGCTGTGTACGCTGTCGGCCTTCAACCTGGGCGCTATCGACAGCCTGGACGATCTGGAAGAACTGGCCACGTTGGCCGTGCGTGCACTCGACGCCCTGCTGGACTACCAGGACTACCCGATCAAAGCCGCACACCGCGGTGCGATGGGCCGCCGTACCCTGGGCATCGGCGTTATCAACTTTGCCTACTATCTGGCGAAGAACGGCGTACGCTATTCCGATGGCAGCGCCAACAATCTGACACACCGAACCTTCGAAGCGATCCAGTATTACCTGTTGAAAGCCTCGAACCGTCTGGCTCAGGAGCAAGGTGCCTGCCCGTGGTTCAATGAAACCACCTATTCGCAGGGTATTTTGCCAATCGACACCTATAAGAAAGATTTGGATGTGATTTGCTCCGAGCCGCTGCATTACGACTGGGAAACCCTGCGTAAAGAGATTAAAGAAACGGGTCTGCGCAACTCAACGCTGTCTGCCTTGATGCCGTCAGAAACCTCTTCGCAGATCTCCAATGCCACCAATGGCATTGAACCACCACGTGGCCATATCAGTATCAAGGCCTCGAAAGACGGTATTCTGCGCCAGGTCGTACCTGAGTATGAGCGTCTGAAAAACAACTACGAACTGCTGTGGGAAATGCCGAACAACGACGGTTACCTGCAGTTGGTCGGTTTGATGCAGAAATTTATCGACCAGTCGATTTCGGCTAACACCAACTATGATCCAACCCGCTTCCCTGGCGGCAAGGTGCCGATGAAGCAGTTGCTGAAAGATCTGCTTACCACCTACAAGTTTGGTGTGAAAACGCTGTATTATCAGAACACCCGCGACGGTGCAGAAGATATCCAGGAAGATTTGCAGCCTGCTCAGGGCGGCGATGACGACTGTGAAGGCGGCGCCTGCAAGATTTAA
- the nrdB gene encoding class Ia ribonucleoside-diphosphate reductase subunit beta, producing the protein MAYTTFSQNKNDQLLEPMFFGQSVNVARFDQQKHEIFEKLIEKQLSFFWRPEEVDVSRDRIDYQALPEHEKHIFISNLKYQTLLDSIQGRSPNVAFLPLISIPELETWVETWSFSETIHSRSYTHIIRNIVNDPAVVFDDIVTNEEILKRAKDISGYYDNLIEMTSYYHLLGEGTHQVNGKTVTVNLRAIKKQLYLCLMSVNALEAIRFYVSFACSFAFAERELMEGNAKIIKLIARDEALHLTGTQHILNLMRSGADDPEMAEIAVECQQECYDLFVLAAQQEKEWAEYLFRDGSMIGLNKDILCQYVEYITNIRMQAVGLGLPFQTRSNPIPWINAWLVSDNVQVAPQEVEVSSYLVGQIDSEVNADDLSDFEL; encoded by the coding sequence ATGGCTTACACCACTTTTTCTCAAAACAAAAACGACCAGTTGCTTGAGCCGATGTTCTTCGGCCAGTCGGTTAACGTGGCGCGTTTCGACCAGCAAAAACATGAAATCTTCGAAAAACTGATCGAAAAACAGCTCTCCTTCTTCTGGCGCCCGGAAGAGGTTGATGTCTCACGCGATCGCATCGACTATCAGGCGCTGCCGGAACACGAAAAACACATTTTTATCAGCAACCTGAAGTATCAGACGCTGTTGGATTCGATCCAGGGCCGCAGCCCTAACGTGGCGTTCCTGCCGCTGATATCGATTCCGGAACTGGAAACCTGGGTAGAAACCTGGTCATTCTCTGAGACCATTCACTCACGTTCCTACACGCATATCATCCGTAATATCGTTAACGATCCGGCGGTGGTATTTGACGATATCGTGACCAACGAAGAAATCCTCAAACGCGCGAAGGACATCTCCGGCTACTACGACAATCTGATCGAGATGACCAGCTACTATCATCTGCTGGGCGAAGGTACACATCAGGTTAACGGTAAGACCGTGACCGTTAACCTGCGCGCCATCAAAAAGCAGCTGTACCTGTGCCTGATGAGCGTCAACGCGCTGGAAGCCATCCGCTTCTATGTCAGCTTCGCCTGTTCGTTTGCTTTCGCTGAGCGTGAACTGATGGAAGGCAACGCCAAGATCATCAAGCTGATCGCCCGTGACGAAGCCCTGCACCTGACCGGTACTCAGCACATCCTGAACCTGATGCGCTCCGGTGCTGACGATCCTGAGATGGCCGAAATCGCCGTAGAGTGCCAGCAAGAATGCTACGACCTGTTCGTACTGGCGGCGCAGCAAGAGAAAGAGTGGGCGGAATATCTGTTCCGTGACGGTTCCATGATTGGCCTGAACAAAGACATTCTGTGCCAGTATGTGGAATACATTACCAATATCCGCATGCAGGCCGTTGGCCTGGGCTTGCCGTTCCAGACCCGCTCCAACCCAATCCCATGGATCAACGCCTGGCTGGTGTCGGATAACGTGCAGGTGGCACCACAGGAAGTGGAAGTCAGTTCCTATCTGGTTGGCCAGATTGACTCAGAGGTCAATGCTGACGACCTGAGTGACTTCGAGCTATAA
- a CDS encoding nicotinamide mononucleotide deamidase-related protein YfaY, with translation MLRVEMLSTGDEVLHGQIIDTNAAWLADYLFQQGLPMSGRETVGDSLSSLIEILQERSHIADVLIVNGGLGPTSDDLSALAAAKACGVELVEHPEWIARMEAYFAERGRPMAASNRKQAQIPANADMLDNRVGTACGFALTLNKCHMFFTPGVPSEFKVMVEEQILPLLRERFTLPEPPLCLRLTTFGTSESDLAAELDAMPLPPDVVLGYRSSSPIIELKLTGPHSQRAAMEQAWERVREVAGDNTIFEGTAGLPAELAQRLQQRGLKLALSEQFTAGLINLQLQSAAAPLAGGELLPAYCSEPLQTVLARAQSLAQLTGSPLALAVSAMEGERVSVALYTPKGGIGQTVSYRASRHNLRLRQESVAMLALDMLRRWLNGGKVCGKNSWLEIVEIIE, from the coding sequence ATGTTAAGGGTGGAGATGCTCAGCACCGGTGATGAGGTGCTGCACGGGCAAATTATAGATACCAATGCTGCCTGGCTGGCAGATTATCTGTTCCAGCAAGGTTTACCGATGAGCGGTCGCGAAACGGTAGGGGACAGCCTCTCCTCTCTGATCGAAATCCTGCAGGAGCGTAGTCATATCGCCGATGTACTGATCGTCAATGGTGGATTGGGGCCGACCAGCGACGATCTCAGTGCGCTGGCAGCCGCTAAGGCCTGCGGTGTTGAGCTGGTGGAACACCCGGAATGGATTGCGCGTATGGAAGCGTACTTTGCCGAGCGTGGCCGCCCGATGGCCGCTTCCAACCGTAAACAGGCGCAGATCCCTGCTAATGCCGATATGCTGGATAACCGCGTGGGTACCGCCTGTGGTTTTGCGTTAACGTTGAACAAATGCCACATGTTCTTCACGCCAGGAGTTCCTTCCGAATTTAAAGTGATGGTCGAAGAACAAATCCTCCCACTTCTGCGTGAACGATTTACGCTGCCGGAGCCGCCGCTGTGTCTGCGCTTGACCACGTTTGGTACCTCTGAAAGCGATCTGGCGGCCGAGTTGGATGCAATGCCGCTACCGCCGGATGTCGTGTTGGGGTATCGCTCCTCCAGCCCGATTATTGAACTGAAGTTGACCGGGCCACATAGCCAGCGGGCTGCCATGGAACAGGCTTGGGAACGCGTGCGCGAGGTGGCGGGAGATAACACCATTTTTGAAGGCACGGCCGGTTTACCGGCTGAGTTGGCGCAACGATTACAGCAGCGGGGCTTAAAACTGGCCCTGAGTGAGCAATTTACGGCAGGGCTGATCAACCTGCAATTGCAGAGCGCAGCGGCACCACTGGCTGGCGGAGAGCTGTTACCTGCCTATTGCTCCGAGCCTCTGCAGACCGTGCTGGCGCGGGCACAGTCTTTGGCTCAGCTTACCGGGTCGCCTCTGGCACTGGCGGTCAGCGCGATGGAAGGGGAGCGTGTCAGCGTGGCCTTGTATACGCCTAAGGGGGGGATTGGCCAGACGGTGAGTTACCGTGCATCACGTCACAACCTGCGTTTACGTCAGGAGTCGGTGGCGATGCTGGCGTTGGATATGCTGCGCCGTTGGCTGAATGGCGGCAAGGTGTGTGGTAAAAACAGCTGGCTGGAAATCGTGGAGATTATCGAGTAG
- the ubiG gene encoding bifunctional 2-polyprenyl-6-hydroxyphenol methylase/3-demethylubiquinol 3-O-methyltransferase UbiG, with translation MNAESFRHEQNVDHQEIAKFEAVASRWWDLEGEFKPLHRINPLRLNYIMQRAGGIFDKQVLDVGCGGGILAESMAREGALVTGLDMGAEPLQVARLHALESGMKVTYVQETVESHAQAHPQQYDIVTCMEMLEHVPDPASVIRACAHLVKPGGHVFFSTINRNTKAWLMAVIGAEYVLKMVPQGTHDHKKFIRPSELIGWIDGTALREKHMIGLHYNPLTDHFKLGRNVDVNYMVHTQHEG, from the coding sequence ATGAATGCTGAATCATTCCGCCACGAGCAAAACGTTGATCACCAGGAAATCGCCAAGTTCGAGGCCGTTGCCTCACGCTGGTGGGATCTGGAAGGTGAGTTCAAGCCGTTACATCGGATCAACCCGTTGCGCCTGAATTATATCATGCAGCGCGCAGGCGGCATTTTTGACAAGCAGGTACTGGATGTCGGCTGTGGCGGCGGTATCCTGGCAGAAAGCATGGCCCGCGAAGGCGCGTTGGTGACCGGGCTGGATATGGGCGCAGAGCCCCTGCAGGTAGCGCGCCTGCATGCGTTGGAAAGTGGCATGAAGGTCACCTACGTTCAGGAAACGGTAGAAAGCCATGCGCAGGCTCACCCACAGCAGTACGATATCGTCACCTGCATGGAGATGCTGGAACACGTGCCCGATCCGGCCTCTGTTATCCGCGCCTGCGCGCATTTGGTGAAACCGGGGGGCCACGTTTTCTTCTCCACCATCAACCGCAATACCAAAGCCTGGCTGATGGCCGTGATCGGCGCAGAGTACGTCCTCAAAATGGTGCCACAAGGCACCCATGACCATAAGAAGTTCATTCGTCCTTCCGAACTGATCGGTTGGATAGACGGCACGGCGTTGCGCGAGAAGCATATGATCGGCCTGCATTACAATCCGCTTACTGACCATTTCAAGCTGGGACGCAACGTTGATGTGAATTATATGGTTCACACCCAACACGAAGGCTAA
- the yfaE gene encoding class I ribonucleotide reductase maintenance protein YfaE — MAAPIIKLRTSGAQLSCPEGENCLLDVLELHDVAVEYQCRSGYCGACRLKLLKGKVAYRQQPLAFINDGEILPCCCMPSMDIELEI; from the coding sequence GTGGCGGCGCCAATCATCAAGCTGCGTACCAGTGGTGCGCAGCTCTCCTGCCCCGAAGGTGAAAACTGCCTGCTTGATGTGCTTGAACTGCACGACGTGGCGGTAGAATACCAGTGTCGTTCCGGTTATTGTGGCGCCTGCCGTTTGAAATTACTGAAAGGTAAGGTCGCCTATCGCCAACAGCCATTGGCTTTTATCAACGACGGCGAGATCCTGCCCTGCTGCTGTATGCCTTCAATGGATATTGAGCTGGAAATCTGA
- the gyrA gene encoding DNA topoisomerase (ATP-hydrolyzing) subunit A yields MSDLAREITPVNIEEELKSSYLDYAMSVIVGRALPDVRDGLKPVHRRVLYAMNVLGNDWNKPYKKSARVVGDVIGKYHPHGDSAVYDTIVRMAQPFSLRYMLVDGQGNFGSVDGDSAAAMRYTEVRMSKIAHELLADLEKETVDFVPNYDGTEQIPAVMPTKIPNLLVNGSSGIAVGMATNIPPHNLSEVINGCLAYIDDENISIEGLMEHIPGPDFPTAAIINGRRGIEEAYRTGRGKVYIRARAEVEADAKSGRETIIVHEIPYQVNKARLIEKIAELVKEKRVEGISALRDESDKDGMRIVIEVKRDAVGEVVLNNLYSLTQLQVTFGINMVALHQGQPKLLNLKDILRAFVRHRREVVTRRTIFELRKARDRAHILEALAIALANIDPIIELIRRAPTPAEAKVALIAQPWDLGNVGAMLERAGDNAARPEWLEPEFGIRDGKYYLTEQQAQAILDLRLQKLTGLEHEKLLDEYKELLNIIAELIFILESPDRLMEVIREELVAMRDQFGDARRTEITANTSDINIEDLINQEDVVVTLSHQGYVKYQPLTDYEAQRRGGKGKSAARIKEEDFIDRLLVANTHDTILCFSSRGRLYWMKVYQLPEASRGARGRPIVNLLPLEANERITAILPVREYEEGRHVFMATASGTVKKTALTEFSRPRSAGIIAVNLNEGDELIGVDLTDGSNEVMLFSANGKVVRFPEGQVRSMGRTATGVRGINLGEGDSVVSLIIPRGEGDILTVTQNGYGKRTAVTEYPTKSRATQGVISIKVSERNGQVVGAVQVETTDQIMMITDAGTLVRTRVAEVSVVGRNTQGVTLIRTAEDENVVGLQRVAEPVEDEELDSLEPGAEEAEEDTAPLEDGDDTDAVDDVDDENA; encoded by the coding sequence ATGAGCGACCTTGCCAGAGAAATCACACCGGTAAATATCGAAGAAGAGCTGAAAAGCTCGTATCTGGATTATGCGATGTCCGTTATTGTCGGGCGTGCGCTGCCAGATGTTCGTGATGGGCTGAAGCCGGTGCACCGCCGCGTACTGTACGCGATGAATGTACTGGGTAACGACTGGAATAAACCCTACAAGAAATCGGCCCGTGTCGTCGGGGACGTGATCGGTAAATACCACCCGCACGGTGATAGCGCGGTGTATGACACCATCGTCCGTATGGCTCAACCGTTTTCGCTGCGTTATATGTTGGTAGACGGCCAGGGTAACTTCGGTTCTGTGGACGGCGACTCCGCCGCGGCAATGCGTTACACCGAAGTACGCATGTCGAAAATCGCCCACGAATTGCTGGCGGATCTGGAAAAAGAGACCGTCGACTTCGTACCCAACTATGACGGTACCGAGCAGATCCCGGCCGTTATGCCAACCAAGATCCCCAACCTGCTGGTCAACGGCTCGTCCGGTATTGCCGTGGGGATGGCGACCAATATTCCACCACATAACCTGTCTGAGGTTATCAACGGCTGCCTGGCCTATATCGATGATGAGAACATCAGCATCGAAGGCTTGATGGAACACATTCCAGGCCCGGACTTCCCAACGGCGGCGATCATCAACGGCCGCCGTGGTATTGAAGAGGCCTATCGCACCGGCCGTGGCAAGGTGTACATCCGTGCCCGTGCGGAAGTCGAAGCCGATGCCAAATCCGGCCGCGAAACCATCATCGTGCATGAGATTCCTTATCAGGTGAACAAAGCACGCCTGATTGAGAAAATCGCCGAGCTGGTGAAAGAAAAGCGTGTTGAAGGCATCAGCGCACTGCGTGACGAGTCTGATAAAGACGGTATGCGCATCGTGATTGAAGTCAAACGCGACGCGGTAGGCGAAGTGGTGCTGAATAACCTGTATTCGCTGACGCAGCTGCAGGTAACCTTCGGTATTAACATGGTGGCACTGCATCAGGGCCAACCAAAACTGCTGAACCTGAAAGACATTCTGCGCGCATTTGTTCGCCACCGTCGTGAAGTGGTGACCCGTCGTACCATTTTCGAACTGCGTAAAGCCCGCGATCGCGCCCATATCCTGGAAGCGCTGGCCATCGCCTTGGCCAACATCGATCCGATCATTGAACTGATCCGCCGCGCGCCGACACCGGCGGAAGCGAAGGTAGCATTGATCGCGCAACCTTGGGATCTGGGTAACGTCGGGGCGATGCTGGAGCGTGCCGGTGATAACGCCGCTCGCCCTGAGTGGCTGGAACCTGAATTCGGCATCCGTGATGGCAAATATTACCTGACCGAGCAACAGGCTCAGGCGATCCTGGATCTGCGCTTGCAGAAACTGACCGGCCTGGAGCATGAAAAGCTGCTGGACGAATATAAAGAGCTGCTGAACATCATTGCTGAGCTGATCTTTATTCTGGAAAGTCCGGACCGCTTGATGGAAGTGATCCGTGAAGAACTGGTGGCCATGCGCGATCAGTTTGGAGATGCACGCCGTACCGAAATCACCGCCAATACCTCAGACATCAACATTGAAGACCTGATCAATCAGGAAGATGTTGTTGTGACGCTGTCGCATCAGGGCTATGTGAAGTATCAGCCTCTGACCGATTATGAAGCGCAGCGCCGTGGGGGCAAAGGCAAGTCGGCCGCCCGTATTAAAGAAGAAGACTTTATCGATCGTCTGCTGGTGGCTAACACCCACGACACGATCCTGTGCTTCTCCAGCCGTGGACGTCTGTACTGGATGAAGGTCTATCAGTTGCCGGAAGCGAGCCGTGGTGCCCGTGGCCGTCCAATTGTCAACCTGTTGCCGCTGGAAGCCAACGAACGTATCACCGCCATTCTGCCGGTACGTGAATACGAAGAAGGCCGCCATGTGTTTATGGCCACGGCCAGCGGGACCGTGAAGAAAACCGCATTGACCGAGTTCAGCCGTCCGCGCAGCGCTGGCATCATCGCCGTTAACCTCAATGAGGGTGATGAGCTGATTGGTGTTGACCTGACCGATGGCAGCAACGAAGTGATGCTGTTCTCCGCCAATGGTAAAGTGGTGCGCTTCCCTGAAGGGCAGGTACGCTCGATGGGCCGTACGGCTACCGGCGTTCGCGGTATCAACCTCGGCGAGGGTGATAGCGTGGTCTCACTGATTATTCCACGTGGTGAAGGCGATATCCTGACCGTGACGCAAAATGGTTATGGTAAGCGTACTGCGGTCACGGAATACCCAACCAAATCGCGAGCGACTCAAGGGGTTATCTCCATCAAGGTCAGCGAACGTAATGGTCAGGTTGTCGGTGCCGTGCAGGTGGAGACCACCGATCAGATCATGATGATCACCGATGCAGGCACACTGGTGCGTACCCGCGTGGCAGAAGTTAGCGTCGTGGGTCGTAACACGCAGGGCGTGACGCTGATCCGTACCGCAGAAGACGAGAACGTTGTTGGTCTGCAGCGCGTTGCTGAACCGGTTGAAGACGAAGAACTCGATAGCCTCGAACCGGGTGCAGAAGAAGCGGAAGAAGATACCGCACCACTTGAAGATGGTGACGATACCGACGCCGTAGACGATGTGGATGACGAAAACGCCTAA